Proteins encoded within one genomic window of Kibdelosporangium phytohabitans:
- a CDS encoding MFS transporter, with amino-acid sequence MNTTRNPWAVLFALCVGQSLGLLNSTVVNVAIPAISAELSASVDEILWVVNVYILVLTALTMVGARFGDLFSPKWMYLAGLGVFTVASVACGLAQSPAQLIGARIVQAVGSAMMSPQTLSIITKVFPADRRGAAIGVWGSFAGLSVAIAPSIGGLLVSALDWRWVFYMNVPIGVAGFVLAAIVVPNVPAAASRRLDLVGIGLLTGGLFLVTYALIEGVPLLLAAGVAAIVAFVWVERGRQDRDPLLPFVVVKNRNFSLMSGVTAAIACGIGCTFFLVFLHLQVGVKMSALSSGLLVAVAPLVSVFFSPLSGKLTDRYGGKYVLVSGLVLSAAGIGLLVAETTVTTSWPALLPALVVLGAGMGIIFSPGGTIAMREIDPASSGAASGVLSLSRMIGSSVGSAAAGAVLQLQLAAAGAAGADFGNVPPQAITDAVRAAYLLPLVVLVAGAGLTFAARTTRPARAGM; translated from the coding sequence ATGAACACAACACGCAACCCGTGGGCCGTGCTGTTCGCGCTGTGTGTCGGCCAGTCGCTCGGCCTGCTCAACTCGACCGTGGTCAACGTGGCCATCCCGGCGATCAGCGCCGAGCTGTCGGCGAGCGTCGACGAGATCCTCTGGGTGGTCAACGTCTACATCCTCGTCCTGACGGCGTTGACCATGGTCGGTGCCCGCTTCGGCGACCTGTTCTCGCCCAAGTGGATGTACCTCGCGGGCCTGGGGGTGTTCACGGTCGCGTCCGTGGCGTGCGGGCTGGCGCAAAGCCCGGCGCAGTTGATCGGCGCGCGGATCGTGCAGGCTGTCGGCTCGGCGATGATGTCGCCGCAGACGCTGTCGATCATCACGAAGGTGTTCCCGGCCGACCGGCGCGGGGCGGCGATCGGCGTGTGGGGTTCGTTCGCCGGGTTGTCGGTGGCGATCGCGCCGAGCATCGGCGGTCTGCTGGTGTCGGCGCTGGACTGGCGCTGGGTGTTCTACATGAACGTGCCGATCGGCGTGGCCGGGTTCGTGCTCGCCGCGATCGTCGTGCCGAACGTGCCCGCGGCCGCGTCGCGCCGGCTGGACCTGGTCGGGATCGGCCTGTTGACCGGCGGCCTGTTCCTGGTCACGTACGCGCTGATCGAGGGCGTGCCGCTGTTGCTGGCCGCGGGGGTGGCCGCGATCGTGGCGTTCGTGTGGGTCGAGCGCGGCAGGCAGGATCGTGATCCGCTGTTGCCTTTCGTCGTGGTGAAGAACCGCAACTTCTCCTTGATGAGCGGTGTCACCGCCGCCATCGCCTGTGGCATCGGCTGCACCTTCTTCCTGGTGTTCCTGCATTTGCAGGTTGGTGTAAAGATGTCGGCGCTGAGCTCCGGCCTGCTCGTCGCGGTCGCACCGCTCGTGTCGGTGTTCTTCTCGCCGCTGTCAGGCAAGCTGACTGACCGCTACGGCGGGAAGTACGTGCTGGTCAGTGGTTTGGTGTTGTCGGCGGCGGGAATCGGCTTGCTGGTGGCGGAGACGACCGTGACCACGTCGTGGCCCGCGCTGCTGCCCGCGTTGGTGGTGCTCGGCGCCGGGATGGGCATCATCTTCTCCCCGGGCGGCACGATCGCGATGCGGGAGATCGATCCGGCCAGTTCCGGTGCCGCGTCCGGTGTGCTGAGCCTGAGCCGGATGATCGGCAGCAGCGTCGGGTCCGCCGCCGCCGGTGCCGTGTTGCAACTGCAGCTCGCGGCAGCCGGAGCGGCCGGTGCGGACTTCGGAAACGTGCCGCCACAAGCGATCACGGACGCGGTGCGGGCCGCGTACCTGTTGCCGCTCGTGGTGCTGGTGGCGGGCGCCGGGCTGACGTTCGCGGCCCGTACCACCAGACCCGCCCGCGCCGGTATGTGA
- a CDS encoding FG-GAP repeat domain-containing protein codes for MHKLRPISRRVVRGVITAVSATALAASTVALSPSAVAAPATTAPAPGAKPGADLPKPPPQTKRTVHQKPAKRSPGDVGTRSAGSGGSSGDFNGDGWPDILARTASNGELKVYPHSGTYTGAASTYPSVVTINGGWGAMRWIGRGRMAGAGGQPRALSDVIAIEDTGPTAGNMYVHVHSGTFNGTSTLNAKVLISTGWTPGDLVFVHDWNNDGWDDILRRPANINNSNPNGNTYVYLHSKVFNGTQTLQPGQLVIDGGAFDIEQNAADMTGDGSPDLVFLQQGTTPGEQWLSVYDFQTSQAYTLGNGWQVTDALVISDVNKDTKPDVLARWNGGTPPYQLIPYIHSGSFVPDPMGRAFGVLKAPNGANFGWGWNVNNVIT; via the coding sequence ATGCACAAGCTAAGACCCATCAGCCGCCGGGTCGTCCGCGGCGTGATCACCGCGGTGTCGGCGACCGCGCTGGCAGCGTCCACAGTGGCGCTCTCCCCCAGTGCGGTCGCCGCACCCGCGACGACCGCACCCGCCCCGGGGGCCAAGCCGGGCGCGGACTTGCCCAAACCGCCACCGCAGACCAAACGGACCGTTCACCAGAAACCGGCCAAGCGCTCACCCGGCGACGTGGGCACGCGGTCGGCGGGCAGCGGCGGTTCGTCGGGGGACTTCAACGGCGACGGCTGGCCCGACATCCTGGCGAGGACAGCGAGCAACGGTGAGCTCAAGGTCTACCCGCACAGCGGGACCTACACCGGCGCGGCGAGCACGTACCCGTCAGTCGTCACGATCAACGGCGGCTGGGGCGCGATGCGCTGGATCGGCCGGGGCAGGATGGCCGGAGCAGGCGGGCAACCGCGGGCACTGTCCGATGTGATCGCCATAGAGGACACCGGGCCCACCGCGGGCAACATGTACGTGCACGTGCACAGCGGCACGTTCAACGGCACGTCGACGCTCAACGCGAAGGTGCTGATCAGCACCGGCTGGACGCCGGGCGACCTGGTCTTCGTCCACGACTGGAACAACGACGGCTGGGACGACATCCTGCGCAGGCCCGCGAACATCAACAACTCCAACCCCAACGGCAACACCTACGTGTACCTGCACAGCAAGGTATTCAACGGGACGCAGACCTTGCAGCCCGGCCAGCTGGTCATCGACGGCGGCGCGTTCGACATCGAGCAGAACGCGGCCGACATGACCGGTGACGGTTCGCCGGACCTGGTGTTCCTCCAGCAGGGCACCACGCCGGGCGAGCAGTGGCTGAGCGTCTACGACTTCCAGACGAGCCAGGCCTACACACTGGGCAACGGCTGGCAGGTCACCGACGCGCTCGTGATCAGCGACGTCAACAAGGACACCAAGCCCGACGTGCTGGCGAGGTGGAACGGCGGCACACCGCCCTACCAGCTCATCCCCTACATCCACTCCGGGTCGTTCGTCCCGGACCCGATGGGGCGCGCCTTCGGCGTGCTGAAGGCACCCAACGGCGCCAACTTCGGCTGGGGCTGGAACGTCAACAACGTGATCACCTGA